In [Leptolyngbya] sp. PCC 7376, a genomic segment contains:
- the radC gene encoding DNA repair protein RadC, whose translation MSYSPRLQDIPASERPRERLVEIGAKYLSNAELLAILIGSGDRHQGLSAIGLAQLILQTFSQGKRDPFDILRSANPQELTNIQGVGPAKAAQILAGIELGKRVFQAKPREKVIIDSPEAAAIALSNDLMWQEQERFAVLCLDVKNKLIATKVITIGLATETLAHPREVFREVIKQGAARIIIAHNHPSGSLEASNTDLQLTERLLQAAQIIGIPLMDHLILGHDNFSSLRQNCSLWDDYPQPE comes from the coding sequence ATGAGCTATAGTCCCCGTCTTCAAGATATTCCAGCCAGTGAAAGACCCAGAGAACGACTTGTCGAAATTGGTGCCAAATATCTCTCCAATGCGGAACTTCTCGCTATTTTGATTGGCTCGGGCGATCGCCACCAAGGATTATCAGCCATTGGCCTCGCTCAATTGATTTTGCAAACCTTTAGTCAGGGCAAGCGAGATCCGTTTGATATTCTCCGTAGTGCCAATCCCCAAGAACTTACCAATATTCAAGGAGTAGGGCCTGCCAAAGCTGCCCAAATCCTGGCAGGTATCGAACTTGGCAAACGTGTTTTTCAAGCAAAACCCAGAGAAAAAGTCATTATTGATAGTCCCGAAGCGGCGGCGATCGCCCTCAGCAATGACCTGATGTGGCAGGAACAAGAACGATTTGCGGTGCTGTGCCTCGATGTGAAAAACAAGCTAATTGCGACCAAAGTAATTACCATCGGACTCGCCACCGAAACCCTCGCCCATCCTAGAGAAGTGTTTCGCGAAGTGATTAAACAGGGAGCTGCCCGCATTATCATTGCCCACAACCATCCCTCCGGTAGCCTCGAAGCCAGTAATACAGACCTCCAACTGACCGAACGCCTCCTCCAAGCCGCCCAAATCATTGGGATTCCTCTCATGGATCATCTC
- a CDS encoding DUF192 domain-containing protein, with product MMTLPQRLLPYLFCGVLLIGCVPAPPDSVNPETTAPPETSQPVVTTPTPQGQMLPITATATIESSSQSFELEVAATQEQQQLGLMYRDFLPDNRGMLFEFEPARPVSFWMKNCLINLDIIFLKDGVVQAIARDVPPCETEPCPTYGTPRDIDQVIEIRGGLSDEINLTEGDEMTVSFIES from the coding sequence ATGATGACTTTGCCCCAACGCTTATTGCCTTATCTCTTCTGTGGTGTTCTGCTAATCGGTTGTGTACCGGCACCTCCCGATAGTGTTAATCCAGAAACAACAGCTCCTCCGGAAACATCCCAACCTGTTGTGACAACGCCAACACCTCAAGGACAGATGCTCCCCATTACCGCTACGGCAACAATTGAGTCATCGAGTCAATCTTTTGAACTAGAGGTAGCTGCGACCCAAGAGCAACAACAGTTAGGGCTAATGTACCGCGACTTTTTACCGGACAATCGGGGGATGTTGTTTGAGTTTGAGCCGGCTCGTCCTGTGAGCTTCTGGATGAAAAATTGTCTGATTAATCTCGATATTATTTTCCTAAAAGATGGTGTTGTTCAGGCGATCGCCCGCGATGTGCCGCCCTGTGAAACGGAACCTTGCCCCACCTACGGAACACCACGCGATATTGATCAGGTGATTGAAATTCGCGGTGGCTTGTCTGATGAGATTAATTTGACAGAAGGGGATGAGATGACGGTGAGCTTCATTGAGTCTTAA
- a CDS encoding response regulator transcription factor — protein sequence MTQFPAFTDGLAYVLLIGTSPSFNQKISADLAKVGYQTIAVEDPEQGFQRIQQTSPSMLVVDYNVLGKKGIEFCRMLRSDNRVFPILFLVTQDRVEERVVCLEAGADDYLLQPYQREKLNQVLSVYLQPQPEQREQLLFGDLVLDLNSRQVWRSPTSIDAESEDDQTPEIIDLTVKEFELLKYLMSYPQQVLTREQILKNVWGEDFQGESNVIEVYIRYLRLKVETKGHKRLIQTVRGVGYVLKDG from the coding sequence ATGACCCAGTTCCCTGCTTTTACCGATGGTTTAGCCTATGTTCTTCTTATAGGTACTAGCCCTAGTTTCAATCAGAAAATTAGCGCAGATCTCGCCAAGGTAGGTTATCAAACTATCGCCGTCGAGGATCCAGAACAGGGATTTCAGCGAATTCAGCAGACATCTCCCAGTATGCTCGTCGTGGACTATAACGTCCTTGGCAAAAAAGGTATTGAATTTTGTCGGATGCTCCGCAGTGACAATCGTGTGTTCCCCATCTTGTTTCTCGTTACCCAAGATCGGGTAGAGGAAAGGGTGGTGTGTCTTGAAGCAGGCGCCGATGACTATTTACTACAACCTTATCAACGAGAAAAGCTGAATCAAGTACTGAGCGTTTATCTCCAACCACAGCCAGAACAACGAGAGCAGCTCTTATTTGGCGATCTTGTCCTCGATCTCAATAGTCGGCAGGTATGGCGATCGCCCACAAGCATAGACGCAGAATCAGAAGATGATCAAACGCCTGAAATTATTGACCTCACCGTCAAGGAATTTGAACTGCTGAAGTATCTCATGTCCTATCCACAGCAGGTATTAACACGGGAGCAAATCTTAAAAAATGTTTGGGGTGAAGACTTTCAGGGAGAATCGAACGTCATTGAAGTTTATATCCGTTATCTACGCCTCAAAGTGGAAACCAAAGGCCATAAACGCCTTATCCAAACAGTGCGTGGTGTCGGCTATGTTCTTAAAGATGGTTAA
- a CDS encoding NAD(+) kinase: MPKAGIIYNDIKPIACQVAQKLTKMLRQNDWEVETATGFGGLLGYAKPADATSPAVTNRPVCHTQIDQLIPPNFDKEMAFVIVLGGDGTVLSAARQVAPMGLPMLTVNTGHLGFLTEIYLQHLDEAITELLAGNYEIEERSMIAVQLFRDDDLLWEALSLNEMVLHREPLAGMCHFELQIGRHAPVDIAADGIIIATPTGSTAYSLSAGGPVVTPDVPVFQLAPICPHSLASRALVFSDSEPVNIVPATSHRLMLVVDGNGGAYVLPEDRVYLERSPYNAKFVRLQRPEFFRILREKLGWGMPHVAKPSSSKFT, translated from the coding sequence GTGCCTAAAGCTGGCATTATTTACAACGATATCAAACCGATCGCCTGCCAAGTTGCCCAAAAACTCACTAAAATGTTGCGGCAGAACGATTGGGAAGTAGAGACTGCAACTGGTTTTGGTGGTTTGTTAGGATATGCGAAACCAGCAGATGCAACATCCCCTGCTGTCACAAATCGCCCCGTTTGCCATACGCAAATTGATCAATTAATCCCACCCAATTTCGATAAGGAGATGGCATTTGTCATTGTGTTAGGGGGAGATGGAACAGTGCTATCTGCAGCACGGCAAGTGGCACCGATGGGTCTGCCAATGCTGACGGTAAATACAGGTCATTTAGGATTTCTAACGGAAATATATCTCCAGCATCTCGATGAGGCGATCACCGAACTCCTAGCCGGAAATTATGAGATTGAAGAGCGGTCGATGATTGCGGTGCAACTCTTCCGTGATGATGACTTGTTGTGGGAAGCCCTAAGCCTAAATGAGATGGTACTTCACCGTGAGCCATTGGCTGGGATGTGCCACTTTGAACTTCAGATTGGTCGCCATGCCCCGGTGGATATTGCAGCAGATGGCATTATTATTGCGACTCCCACAGGTTCAACAGCCTATTCTCTCAGCGCAGGTGGCCCGGTTGTGACACCGGATGTCCCAGTCTTCCAGCTTGCGCCGATTTGCCCCCATTCCCTTGCCTCCCGTGCCCTCGTCTTTTCGGATAGTGAGCCAGTCAATATCGTGCCAGCCACTTCCCACCGTTTGATGCTGGTGGTAGATGGTAATGGTGGTGCCTATGTACTCCCAGAAGACCGGGTTTATTTAGAGCGATCGCCCTACAACGCAAAATTTGTGCGGTTACAACGTCCTGAATTTTTCCGTATTTTGCGAGAAAAGCTCGGTTGGGGAATGCCTCATGTCGCAAAACCATCCTCAAGTAAATTTACTTAA
- a CDS encoding NmrA family NAD(P)-binding protein, with the protein MNVLVVGATGTLGRQVARRALDEGHQVRCLVRSARKASFLKEWGAELVGGNICQPESLPPALEGIDAIIDAATARATDSAGVKEVDWQGQVNLIQAAKEAGITRFVFFSILDAEKYREVPLMDAKYCVERYLEEAEMDFTILRLAGFMQGLIAQYAIPILENQAVWITGKNSAIAYMNTQDIARFAVQALNIPATEKGSFPVVGTRAWKGDEIISICERYSGQPSSIARLSLGFLRLMRAITRFFQWSKNASDRLAFAEVMASGNSLDAPMEEVYKTFELDPADTTTLENYLQEYFSRIMQKLKEIDYEKNKNKKKSGKKKPNIRTPF; encoded by the coding sequence ATGAATGTACTGGTGGTCGGTGCTACGGGCACTTTAGGCAGACAGGTCGCGCGGCGAGCATTAGATGAAGGTCATCAAGTGCGTTGTCTTGTTAGAAGCGCCCGCAAAGCCTCTTTTCTTAAGGAATGGGGTGCAGAATTAGTTGGTGGAAATATCTGCCAGCCAGAATCTTTGCCGCCTGCCCTCGAAGGTATTGATGCCATTATCGATGCGGCGACCGCCCGTGCGACGGATTCAGCTGGGGTAAAAGAAGTTGATTGGCAAGGTCAAGTCAATTTAATCCAAGCAGCAAAGGAAGCTGGTATTACACGCTTTGTGTTCTTCTCGATCCTCGATGCCGAGAAGTATCGTGAAGTGCCGCTCATGGACGCAAAGTATTGTGTAGAGCGCTATCTCGAAGAAGCGGAGATGGACTTTACCATCCTCCGTCTTGCTGGTTTCATGCAGGGTTTGATTGCGCAATATGCAATCCCCATCCTCGAAAATCAGGCGGTCTGGATCACCGGAAAAAATTCGGCGATCGCCTATATGAATACCCAGGATATTGCCCGTTTTGCGGTACAAGCATTAAACATTCCAGCAACCGAAAAAGGCTCTTTCCCTGTTGTTGGAACCCGTGCTTGGAAAGGTGATGAGATTATTAGTATTTGTGAACGATATTCTGGTCAGCCGTCTAGTATTGCACGCTTATCCCTCGGTTTCCTTAGGTTGATGCGAGCGATTACTCGTTTCTTCCAGTGGAGCAAAAATGCATCTGACCGTCTTGCCTTTGCAGAGGTGATGGCATCTGGCAATTCCCTTGACGCACCGATGGAAGAGGTTTACAAAACCTTTGAGCTAGACCCGGCAGATACCACAACTCTTGAGAACTATCTCCAGGAGTACTTCAGTCGTATTATGCAGAAGCTCAAGGAAATCGATTATGAGAAGAATAAGAATAAAAAGAAAAGTGGTAAGAAGAAGCCTAATATTCGTACTCCGTTCTAA
- the msrA gene encoding peptide-methionine (S)-S-oxide reductase MsrA → MFFGLLGKKSEMPKPDQALPGRDHQMPVPGQHFVNGNPIKGPFPESIELAMFGLGCFWGAERKFWQTEGVYSTAVGYAAGYTKNPTYQEVCSGMTGHNEVVLVAYDPAQVSYDTLLKVFWESHNPTQGMRQGNDAGTQYRSGIYAYTDAQKQAAEASLKMYQGAIAEKGYGQITTEILDAPEFYYAEEYHQQYLAKNPGGYCGLGGTGVTCSIGLGVADAN, encoded by the coding sequence ATGTTTTTTGGTTTACTCGGTAAAAAATCCGAAATGCCCAAGCCAGATCAGGCACTTCCCGGTCGCGATCACCAGATGCCTGTTCCCGGTCAGCACTTTGTAAACGGCAATCCCATTAAGGGGCCTTTCCCTGAATCTATTGAACTCGCAATGTTCGGTTTGGGCTGTTTTTGGGGTGCAGAACGCAAATTTTGGCAAACTGAAGGTGTTTATAGCACTGCGGTAGGCTATGCGGCGGGTTACACCAAAAATCCTACTTACCAAGAAGTTTGCTCTGGGATGACGGGCCATAACGAAGTTGTCCTCGTTGCCTATGACCCCGCTCAGGTCTCCTACGACACATTATTAAAAGTCTTTTGGGAAAGTCATAACCCCACCCAAGGCATGCGCCAAGGTAATGATGCTGGCACTCAATATCGTTCTGGTATCTACGCTTATACGGATGCTCAAAAGCAGGCTGCGGAAGCATCTCTGAAAATGTATCAAGGGGCGATCGCCGAGAAAGGTTACGGCCAAATCACCACAGAGATTCTTGATGCGCCCGAATTTTATTATGCTGAAGAATATCACCAGCAATATCTCGCTAAGAACCCGGGTGGTTACTGCGGTTTAGGCGGTACAGGTGTTACTTGTTCGATTGGTTTAGGCGTCGCTGACGCGAACTAA
- a CDS encoding ParA family protein — protein sequence MASNRILAVINGKGGVGKTTTAVNLSAIFAEKQKVLLVDSDPQGSAAWWVDRNPEQWNLDISIEKKPNSLKNLRQIEGYDLIVVDTPPALRSEALKAVLQTADSVVLPTPPAPMDLSALIETVQTAIKPVGVSHRVLLTKVDSRSLRESIDAQNTLIELGIPVCHSFVRAYKAHEQAVLAGVPISQMRGKKTKDAETDYRRVADELQRDWT from the coding sequence GTGGCGTCCAATCGGATTTTGGCGGTGATCAACGGGAAGGGTGGCGTGGGAAAAACCACGACTGCAGTAAATCTCTCGGCAATTTTTGCGGAAAAACAAAAGGTATTGTTAGTCGATAGTGATCCTCAGGGATCGGCAGCTTGGTGGGTTGATCGCAATCCTGAGCAGTGGAACCTGGATATTAGTATTGAGAAGAAGCCAAATTCACTTAAGAATTTACGGCAAATAGAAGGCTACGATCTGATTGTGGTAGATACGCCGCCAGCTTTGCGCTCAGAAGCTCTCAAAGCAGTGCTACAAACAGCAGACTCTGTTGTTTTACCAACGCCTCCTGCACCGATGGATTTAAGTGCGCTCATCGAAACTGTGCAAACGGCGATTAAGCCTGTGGGAGTATCACATCGCGTTCTGCTAACGAAGGTTGATAGTCGTAGTTTGCGGGAAAGTATCGATGCCCAAAATACTTTAATCGAGCTGGGCATTCCGGTGTGCCATTCGTTTGTGCGGGCGTATAAAGCTCATGAACAAGCGGTCTTAGCTGGCGTTCCCATTAGTCAGATGCGTGGTAAAAAGACTAAGGATGCAGAAACGGACTATCGTCGCGTCGCGGATGAATTGCAACGGGATTGGACATAA
- a CDS encoding DUF1517 domain-containing protein — protein MFKRFLYGALAVMLSFALIFTPADNAWAARSGGRMGGGSFRRSMPSRSYSAPARRAPVGGGYGYGYGGGFGFPFLLPFFGFGGFSGIFGIFIMLAIASFLVRTFQNVMAGGNEGDSLNGYSYSGTPSNQISVAKVQVGLLAQARDLQKDLDKLAATADTGTQAGRAKVLQESTLALLRHPEYWVYGAAETTKSGVDAAEAKFNQLALGERSKFTAETLTNVNNELNVQAKSDVSDLVKTEENNNEYIMVTIIAGSLGKLDLPKINDSQSLEKAIRQVGALGGDRLLALEVLWTPQAKGDTLSTDDILTYYPDIKLV, from the coding sequence ATGTTTAAACGCTTTTTATACGGAGCTTTGGCAGTGATGCTGTCCTTTGCGCTCATTTTTACCCCAGCAGATAATGCTTGGGCGGCGCGCAGTGGTGGTCGTATGGGTGGCGGCTCTTTCCGTAGAAGTATGCCCAGTCGGAGTTATTCGGCTCCTGCTCGCCGTGCGCCCGTTGGTGGTGGCTATGGTTATGGCTATGGCGGTGGCTTTGGTTTCCCTTTCCTCTTACCCTTCTTTGGCTTTGGCGGCTTTAGCGGTATCTTTGGCATCTTCATCATGCTGGCGATCGCCAGTTTCTTGGTGCGCACATTCCAAAATGTGATGGCTGGCGGTAATGAAGGAGATAGCCTTAATGGTTACTCCTACTCTGGTACTCCGTCCAACCAAATCTCTGTAGCGAAAGTGCAAGTGGGTTTGTTGGCACAGGCGCGGGATTTACAAAAAGATTTAGACAAGTTGGCGGCAACTGCTGACACTGGTACCCAAGCTGGTCGTGCGAAGGTGCTGCAAGAGTCCACTTTGGCCTTGCTCCGTCACCCTGAATATTGGGTGTATGGTGCGGCTGAGACAACAAAGTCTGGTGTTGATGCGGCAGAAGCAAAATTTAATCAGTTGGCGCTCGGTGAACGTAGTAAATTCACTGCTGAGACCCTAACCAACGTCAATAATGAGCTTAATGTTCAGGCGAAAAGTGATGTGTCTGATCTCGTTAAAACTGAAGAAAATAATAACGAGTACATTATGGTGACCATCATTGCTGGTTCTCTCGGAAAACTCGATTTACCGAAAATTAATGATTCCCAAAGTCTTGAAAAAGCCATTCGTCAAGTGGGTGCGCTCGGTGGCGATCGCCTCTTAGCTCTGGAGGTTCTATGGACACCCCAAGCAAAAGGTGACACCCTCAGCACAGACGATATTTTGACCTACTACCCCGATATCAAGCTCGTTTAG
- a CDS encoding TldD/PmbA family protein: MVATAPRLISQEQAFDWVDKIIARAESDGVSVYIEERESALGRFGENQIRQNLQKNQFEIRITSYFKQQSASVTTVAQDLDGIISALRRSEDLARVAPADPEWIPLLEPQTYVDFSAKFDEATYSYSPLERGELIQKVCQQSAAAGTEGSGILSTSATAYALGNSAGLRAYDKKTNAEFSFTAKIGNGSSWGSRTAWGLEELPIEQIVATTLQRATMAQNPTRLEPDTYPVVFGAGAIANLIPRMIWNMSARSADEGRSFFSGEEGSNRLGEKLFNDKVNLYRDPNHPLFQFSAFSSGGLPGDRLPIIEAGVVKNLNYDRYWATQKNCAPNGSFFPLVMAGTDQTLADLIAGTERGIFVNRAWYVQSVNRKTLELTGMTRDGAFWIENGKLAQPIYNLRFNETLPNLLNNIEAIATPERHGSSVVPAIKTSAFHFSSVTDSI, from the coding sequence ATGGTTGCCACTGCGCCACGCCTCATTTCTCAGGAACAGGCATTTGATTGGGTAGACAAAATCATTGCGCGAGCCGAATCAGATGGGGTCTCCGTCTACATTGAGGAGCGGGAATCTGCGCTAGGGCGATTCGGGGAAAATCAAATTCGCCAAAACCTCCAGAAAAATCAGTTTGAAATCCGCATCACTAGCTATTTCAAACAACAAAGTGCCAGCGTAACAACCGTTGCACAGGACTTGGACGGCATTATTTCGGCTCTCCGTCGGAGTGAGGATTTAGCACGCGTTGCTCCAGCTGATCCAGAATGGATTCCGCTTTTAGAACCACAAACCTACGTAGATTTTTCAGCAAAGTTTGATGAGGCAACCTACAGCTATTCACCTCTGGAGCGGGGAGAACTGATCCAAAAAGTTTGTCAGCAGAGTGCCGCAGCGGGGACAGAGGGGTCTGGCATTCTCAGTACGAGCGCAACCGCCTATGCACTAGGCAATTCGGCAGGGTTACGAGCCTACGACAAAAAAACCAACGCAGAGTTTAGTTTTACCGCGAAGATTGGAAATGGTTCGAGTTGGGGGAGTCGCACTGCCTGGGGTCTTGAGGAGCTGCCCATTGAGCAAATTGTTGCAACAACTTTGCAGCGGGCGACCATGGCTCAAAATCCAACACGATTGGAGCCAGATACTTATCCGGTGGTCTTTGGAGCTGGGGCGATCGCCAATCTCATTCCCCGAATGATTTGGAATATGTCAGCGCGGTCGGCTGATGAAGGTCGTAGCTTTTTCTCTGGTGAAGAAGGAAGTAATCGTCTCGGCGAAAAACTGTTTAACGACAAGGTCAATCTTTATCGCGACCCGAACCATCCGTTGTTTCAATTTAGTGCGTTCAGTAGTGGCGGCTTACCGGGCGATCGCCTACCGATTATTGAGGCGGGCGTGGTCAAAAATCTTAATTACGACCGCTATTGGGCCACCCAAAAAAACTGTGCACCGAATGGCAGTTTCTTCCCATTAGTTATGGCTGGCACAGACCAAACCTTGGCGGACTTGATTGCTGGTACAGAGCGGGGCATTTTCGTGAATCGCGCTTGGTATGTTCAGTCGGTAAATCGTAAGACTTTAGAGCTAACTGGCATGACACGAGACGGGGCATTTTGGATTGAGAATGGGAAACTCGCCCAACCGATCTATAATCTCCGTTTTAATGAAACCCTCCCGAATCTACTGAATAATATCGAGGCGATCGCCACACCAGAACGTCATGGCAGTTCAGTTGTCCCAGCCATCAAAACCAGCGCTTTCCATTTCAGTAGTGTGACCGATAGCATCTAA
- the nadA gene encoding quinolinate synthase NadA: MFTAARPTTPKIPTDLFAAIADLKKDLNAIVLAHYYQEPDIQDIADYIGDSLGLSRQAAETDAEVIVFAGVHFMAETAKILNPHKLVLLPDLNAGCSLADSCPPTEFAKFKAANPDHIVISYINCTAEIKAMSDIICTSSNAVKIVNQIPEDQPIIFAPDKNLGRYVMEQTGRDLLLWEGSCIVHETFSEKRIIELKVENPGSEILAHPECETPVLSHADYIGSTTALLKYSKESDHQTFIVATEPGIIHQMEKDSPDKTFIPAPSTDETCACNECPHMRLNTLEKLYLAMKNKTPEITLPEATSTAALKPIQKMLEMSR, from the coding sequence ATGTTTACTGCTGCCCGCCCCACTACTCCCAAAATTCCTACTGATCTGTTTGCGGCGATCGCCGACCTAAAAAAAGACTTAAACGCGATTGTCTTGGCGCACTACTACCAAGAGCCAGATATCCAAGACATTGCCGACTATATCGGTGATTCTCTCGGACTATCTCGTCAAGCTGCCGAAACAGATGCAGAGGTGATCGTTTTTGCTGGAGTGCACTTCATGGCAGAAACCGCGAAGATTTTGAATCCTCACAAATTGGTTTTGTTACCCGATCTCAATGCAGGATGCTCTTTGGCTGATAGTTGTCCCCCTACCGAATTTGCAAAGTTTAAGGCCGCAAACCCAGACCATATCGTCATTTCCTATATCAACTGCACCGCCGAAATTAAGGCAATGAGCGACATTATTTGCACCAGCTCCAACGCCGTCAAAATCGTCAATCAAATTCCTGAAGATCAGCCGATTATTTTTGCACCAGATAAAAACCTTGGTCGGTATGTGATGGAGCAAACGGGTCGAGATTTATTGCTGTGGGAAGGTAGTTGCATTGTCCACGAAACTTTCTCTGAGAAACGCATTATCGAACTAAAGGTGGAAAATCCAGGCTCTGAAATCTTGGCGCACCCCGAATGTGAAACTCCTGTGCTTAGCCATGCTGATTACATCGGTTCTACGACAGCATTGCTGAAATATTCAAAAGAGAGCGATCACCAAACATTTATCGTGGCGACAGAGCCGGGCATCATCCACCAGATGGAAAAGGATAGTCCCGACAAAACCTTTATTCCTGCACCTTCAACTGACGAGACCTGCGCCTGTAACGAATGTCCTCATATGCGCCTAAATACCCTCGAAAAATTGTATTTGGCGATGAAAAATAAGACCCCCGAAATCACATTGCCTGAAGCGACTTCAACCGCTGCCCTCAAGCCTATCCAAAAGATGCTGGAGATGAGTCGTTAA
- a CDS encoding metallophosphoesterase — translation MKLHILSDLHNEFELFEAPQTNADVVILAGDIHVAKKGIDWAIKTFPNKPVIYVLGNHEYYGRAYPKHIDALKCLAQDTNIHILEKDSLVIDGVTFLGCTLWTNFELFGAPKIAGYEATQVMTDYRKIRVSPQYRKLRSLDTAIIHRKSLDWLTQKITKLKNNEQKFVVITHHAPSKRSIAEKEKANILSAAYASHLDDFVAKSSAMLWIHGHIHHTQNYFIGQTRVIANPKGYPDELNPSFIPDFLVEV, via the coding sequence ATGAAGTTGCACATTTTAAGTGACTTACACAATGAATTCGAACTATTTGAAGCACCTCAAACGAATGCAGATGTGGTGATTCTTGCTGGCGATATTCATGTGGCCAAGAAAGGGATTGATTGGGCTATCAAAACATTCCCAAATAAACCTGTTATCTACGTTCTCGGGAATCATGAATATTATGGCAGAGCATATCCCAAACATATTGATGCTCTAAAGTGTCTAGCTCAAGATACCAACATCCATATTTTGGAAAAAGATAGTCTAGTTATTGATGGAGTAACCTTTCTAGGCTGCACATTATGGACAAATTTTGAGTTGTTCGGCGCACCTAAAATTGCAGGCTATGAAGCAACTCAGGTGATGACGGATTACAGGAAGATTCGCGTTAGTCCACAGTATCGAAAGCTTCGATCACTAGATACCGCCATTATTCATCGAAAATCTTTAGATTGGCTAACTCAGAAAATAACAAAGCTCAAAAATAATGAGCAAAAATTTGTTGTGATTACACATCATGCTCCTAGTAAGCGATCAATTGCAGAGAAAGAGAAAGCGAATATACTCAGTGCAGCTTATGCTTCTCATCTTGACGATTTTGTTGCAAAATCCAGCGCTATGCTGTGGATACATGGCCATATTCATCACACCCAAAACTACTTCATTGGTCAAACGAGAGTAATTGCTAATCCCAAAGGTTATCCTGACGAATTGAACCCTAGTTTTATTCCTGATTTCCTCGTTGAAGTGTAA
- the crcB gene encoding fluoride efflux transporter CrcB codes for MDWIPLIVAYGAVFGALSRYYISLFWIQKQGSQYPYGTLFVNLTGALIIGIFAALAAAYELPIVIQKFILVGFLGAYTTFSSYIFDSANLFRSDRLAVAFLYWLGSPILGFVCVELGIFLGRYWL; via the coding sequence ATGGATTGGATTCCCTTGATCGTCGCTTACGGAGCTGTCTTCGGTGCATTAAGTCGTTACTACATAAGCTTATTCTGGATACAAAAACAAGGTTCTCAATATCCCTATGGGACGTTATTTGTGAACCTGACTGGGGCGCTAATTATTGGTATATTTGCAGCTCTCGCTGCAGCTTATGAGCTGCCGATTGTGATTCAAAAATTTATCTTAGTTGGTTTCTTGGGAGCCTATACGACTTTTTCTTCTTACATATTCGACTCAGCCAATTTATTCCGCAGTGATAGACTTGCCGTCGCCTTTTTATATTGGTTGGGCAGTCCTATCTTAGGATTTGTTTGTGTTGAGCTAGGAATTTTCTTGGGTCGATATTGGCTATAA
- the crcB gene encoding fluoride efflux transporter CrcB, which yields MLDSPALRTPIAISLGAIIGALCRYFVGQWLTQSLALEFPIGTMLINISGCFLMGFITTLASHRLSLNPDELLLITTGFLGAYTTFSSYELDAANLLETRNLLGELTYWIGSPLLGFFCFGLGVTLGKVLKSWSISED from the coding sequence ATGTTAGATAGCCCAGCGCTCCGAACACCTATCGCGATTAGTTTAGGGGCAATTATAGGTGCACTCTGTCGCTATTTTGTCGGTCAGTGGCTCACTCAATCCCTAGCGCTAGAGTTTCCTATTGGAACTATGCTCATCAACATCAGTGGCTGCTTTTTAATGGGATTCATAACAACTTTAGCTAGCCATCGCCTATCATTAAATCCAGACGAATTGCTGTTAATTACCACAGGCTTTTTAGGAGCCTACACAACATTTTCATCCTATGAGCTAGATGCCGCTAACTTGCTGGAGACTAGAAATCTACTAGGAGAGTTGACATATTGGATAGGTAGTCCGTTACTAGGTTTTTTTTGTTTTGGTCTAGGGGTGACTTTAGGTAAGGTTCTTAAATCTTGGAGTATTTCTGAAGATTAA